From the genome of Populus alba chromosome 10, ASM523922v2, whole genome shotgun sequence, one region includes:
- the LOC140955986 gene encoding uncharacterized protein produces MGFPPISSLSFILFLFHFHSTISSSHFCAPDQSLSLLQFKESFSINSSASGRCHHPKTESWKEGTDCCSWDGITCDMKTGHVTGLDLACSMLYGTLHSNSTLFSLHHLQKLDLSDNHFNFSHISSRFGHFSNLTLLNLNFSVFAGQVPSEITHLSKLVSLDLSENDFMSLEPSLLGNLTQLTFLDLSSNNFNGQILSSLGNLTQLTSLDLSRNNFSGQIPSSLGNLVQLRYLDLFSNKFMGQVPNSLGSLINLSDLDLSNNQLVGPIHSQLNTLSNLKYLFLYGNLFNGTIPSFLFALPSLQSLDLHNNNFIGNISELQHDSLRFLDLSNNHLRGPIPSSIFEQENLTALILASNSKLTGEISFSICKLRSLVVLDLSNNSLSGSIPLCLGNFSSMLLVLHLGMNNLQGTIPLTFSKDNSLEYLNLNGNELEGKIPPSIINCTMLEVLDLGNNKIEDAFPYFLETLSKLQIFVLKSNKLQGFVKGPTAYNSFSKLQILDISDNNFSGPLPTGYFNSLEAMMASDQIMIYMGTKNYSSYVYSIEMIWKGVEIEFTKIQSTIRVLDLSNNNFTGEISKVIGKLKALQQLNLSHNYLTGHIQSSLGNLTNLESLDLSSNLLTGRIPTQLEGLTFLAILNLSHNQLEGPIPSGEQFNTFDASSFEGNLGLCGSQVLKKCYGDEARSLPPSSFDEGDDSTLFGEGFGWKAVTVGYGCGFVFGVATGYVVFRTKKPSWFLRMVEDKWNLQSRKTKKNVGRYGAYLEETK; encoded by the coding sequence ATGGGGTTTCCACCTatttcatctctctctttcattctgtttctcttccatttccattcaactatttcttcttctcatttctGTGCTCCTGACCAAAGCCTTTCTTTGCTCCAATTCAAAGAATCCTTTTCCATTAATAGCTCTGCTTCAGGGCGTTGCCACCATCCCAAGACAGAGTCGTGGAAAGAGGGTACAGACTGCTGCTCGTGGGATGGCATCACCTGTGACATGAAAACAGGGCATGTCACTGGACTGGACCTTGCTTGCAGCATGCTTTATGGCACCCTCCATTCCAATAGCACCCTCTTCTCCCTGCATCATCTTCAAAAGCTCGACCTCTCTGACAATCATTTCAACTTCTCCCATATTTCTTCTCGATTTGGCCACTTTTCCAACCTGACACTTCTTAACCTAAATTTCTCAGTCTTTGCAGGACAAGTTCCTTCGGAAATAACTCACCTCTCCAAATTGGTTTCACTTGATCTATCTGAGAATGACTTTATGAGTCTAGAACCATCATTACTTGGTAATCTCACACAACTCACCTTCTTAGACCTCTCAAGTAATAATTTTAACGGTCAGATCCTATCATCACTTGGTAATCTCACACAACTCACCTCCTTAGACCTCTCACGTAATAATTTTAGCGGtcagatcccatcatcactAGGAAACCTTGTACAGCTTCGTTACTTAGATCTCTTTTCCAATAAATTTATGGGTCAAGTTCCAAATTCTTTAGGTAGCCTAATCAATCTTTCAGATTTAgatttatcaaataatcaacTAGTAGGCCCTATCCATTCTCAATTAAATACcctttcaaatctaaaatatctatttttatatggtAACTTGTTCAATGGAACAATACCATCCTTTTTGTTTGCTCTTCCTTCTTTACAATCTCTTGACCTTCATAACAATAATTTCATAGGTAATATAAGTGAACTCCAACATGATTCCTTAAGATTCCTTGATTTGAGCAATAACCACTTGCGTGGTCCAATCCCAAGTTCGATTTTCGAACAAGAGAACTTGACAGCCCTTATTCTTGCATCCAATAGTAAATTGACAGGTgagatttctttttctatttgcaAGCTAAGATCCCTTGTGGTCCTGGACTTGTCCAACAATAGCTTGAGTGGTTCTATACCATTATGTTTGGGGAACTTCAGCAGCATGCTCTTAGTATTGCATCTAGGCATGAACAATCTTCAAGGCACTATCCCTTTAACATTTTCAAAGGATAATAGCTTGGAATATCTCAACCTCAATGGAAATGAATTAGAAGGGAAAATACCACCATCTATCATCAACTGCACAATGTTGGaagttcttgatcttggcaacaACAAGATTGAGGATGCATTTCCCTACTTTCTAGAAACGCTTTCAAAGCTGCAAATTTTTGTCCTAAAATCGAATAAACTCCAAGGTTTTGTGAAGGGTCCAACTGCATATAATTCCTTCTCTAAATTACAGATTCTTGACATCTCTGACAACAATTTTAGTGGGCCATTGCCAACAGGGTATTTCAATAGTCTTGAAGCAATGATGGCCTCGGATCAGATCATGATTTACATGGGGACAAAAAATTACTCTAGCTATGTCTATTCCATAGAAATGATATGGAAAGGTGTAGAAATTGAGTTTACGAAGATCCAAAGTACTATCAGAGTActtgatttgtcaaataacaatttcacCGGAGAAATTTCAAAAGTGATAGGAAAGCTTAAAGCACTCCAACAGCTCAACCTTTCTCATAATTACCTTACAGGTCATATCCAATCATCATTAGGAAATTTGACTAATTTGGAATCATTAGATCTATCTTCAAATTTGCTTACCGGAAGGATTCCAACGCAGCTGGAGGGTCTAACATTTCTTGCAATCCTAAACCTTTCACATAACCAACTCGAGGGGCCCATACCAAGTGGAGAGCAATTCAACACCTTTGATGCAAGCTCATTTGAAGGAAACTTGGGTTTATGTGGATCTCAAGTACTAAAAAAATGTTACGGTGATGAGGCACGATCATTACCGCCATCAAGCTTTGATGAAGGAGATGATTCAACATTGTTTGGAGAAGgatttggatggaaagctgtGACAGTGGGGTATGGATGTGGGTTTGTGTTTGGAGTTGCAACGGGATACGTTGTATTTAGAACAAAAAAGCCTTCATGGTTTCTTAGGATGGTTGAAGATAAATGGAATCTCCAGAGTAGAAAGACAAAGAAGAATGTTGGCAGATATGGTGCTTATTTAGAAGAAACTAAATAA